Genomic DNA from Chanos chanos chromosome 6, fChaCha1.1, whole genome shotgun sequence:
TGTCCAAACCCACGACCAACCCATTTCATTAATCAACCACAGAACTGTCCAAACCCACAATCAACCCATTTCATTAATCAACCACAGAACTGTCCAAACCCAACCAACCCATTTCATTATTAATCAACCACAGAACTGtccaaaccaacaaacaacccatttcattattaatcaaccacagaactgtccaaaccaacaaacaacccatttcattattaatcaaccacagaactgtccaaaccaacaaacaacccATTTCGTTAATCAACCACAGAACTGtccaaaccaacaaacaacccAGGATCCTAACCAAAACAATGACAGACAATACGTGGGAATGCCTGACAACTGACAAAGCTACTGTTAGCACAGTCGCGAGGAGTTGAAAGAACAACCATTTCTGCCTCCCCCAATAACATGTAACAGATACTGACAAATGACAATGCAACACAGTCTAGTattttgagtttgtgtatgagtTGACCAAAGCATGGATGGTGCAGGTTTTAGGTATTCAaggcactgactgtgtgtgtgtgtgtgtgtgtgtgtgtgtatgtgtgtgtgtgtgtatgtgtgtggtgtgtagtgtgtagtgtgtgtgtgtgtgtatgtgtgtggtgtgtagtgtgtgtgtgtgtctgtctgtgtgtgtgtgtctgtgtgtggtgtgtgtgtggtttgtgtgtctgtgtgtgtactcacgTTGCTGATGTTAACCGCGGGGTGggtgtctgtgctctctctggGGAACAGCTCAGCCCAGCTGCGCTCTCTGAAGCGCTGTTCTATAGGGACCACATGACCCTCCGTGGTGAAGATGTACTTATTCTCCGACCTGTGCAGTGGGTTGTCCTCGTCAAAGAGCTGGGAGGTGAAAAAAAGTCAACGTCGGACATggaggaaagacaggaagacTCCTGAAGGCAGGAATGAACAGATTAGAGATCTAGAGAATAATCCAGATTATtctgaggagagacagtgagcgAGGGGTCGACCGATGATCGGCCTGGCTGATTATCAGATCcgatatttatcatttttacgATTATCggaatcgtttttttttttttgtttttttttaaatctgattgccaataaaataaattcatttataaATGTGCTACTTTGGCTCTGATGCAGCCACCTCTCTCCGTCTGTAGTCACCACTCTATGGTCTTGAGCAATGTCCCGCCCACAGCactctctgattggttacaCATCACAAGCAATAGCCTATCAACACTGAAGGCTACTGtgccacagacaggcacagggGAGCGCATTTTCAGACTGGAGCAGCTCCAGATGAGCGAGCGGAGCTGTGTTTCAGGCAAGGCAGCAGATATTGCCGAAGTTGCGATAAACATCACAATCATCTACGCTGAAGTTGCAAGGACACCACAACCTTACGATCTGTTTCTACAATGACAAGCATGCCCAGTTTCCCCAGTTACATTGATTATCCCCAAATAATGCACCTTGTTTCAGTGATATACAGTTAACTATAACGAGATAATGgagtttatttatgtagcaATAGCTGCATCTCTGAGTAACATTGGTGCCTGTGCAACTGGAACTTATTTTAGCTACCATACTGCGAACGTAACATTACTCACCCCTATAGAGTTGGTGCTTTTACACATTATAGGTAGCTGACGGTCATAATAACGTAAGCTAATGCTGAGTCTCGTAGACGTTTTactagttttatttatttttactttattcaCTTTATAAAACTTCAGGGagctattttgtttgtttgtttatttatcaatcAAAATTTTCAGTTAACTTTATAAGAAATGCTGCTGGGAACTTTTCGTTTTAAAGATAATGCTGAAAAGTGCTCTTTGGattaaacatatgtttaaaaGCATTTCAGCGAAGTTTTGTGTTAGAGTTTGCGTCATTCTAAATTTTGACAccaagattttcatttttactgcaaatgtatATGGGTTCCAAATATCGGTCACTGATCTCTCTGAGTACTAATAATCGGTATCGGCATCGAAAAAACATATTGGTCGACCCCTAAAACAGAGGTgccaaaatccagtcctggaggggcCAGAATCCTGTTCGTTTTTACAATTTCCATCTCttatctctgattggctgaggagagAGCACGCCTGTTACCCAGGTAACGGCTAACATCCGTTTAAGAGGCGAAAGCAGAAAACAGCGGCACTGTGGCTCTCCAGGACTAGATCTCAGCACCCCTCAGTGTTGACGAAGTGACCTCCAGGagagtgaggaaggggggcggGGAGGAGTGTGTGCCACATGAGGGTGTGAAACAAGGGGGTGGGAACACACCAGGTGAGGGCGTTAACTGAAAGAGATCGTACCAGGAGAAGGTGTTAAATTAGGAATGTACCAGGTAAAGGTATTTGCAGGTCTCGCTGAGGAAGAAGCTCTCCATACGATCCTCTTTGGACTTGTCCACCACGTGGTGTAGAGTAGCATAGCCACACCTGTcacagatattaaaaaaaaaaaaaaacacccgaataactcaacatttttattattatcatcatcatcatcattattattatgtttgtactgattaaaaataaggtttaaaacacttgtttttattatattatattatattggtGTCAAATACAATCCACCTTGAAACAATTTCTTACAATAAATTGATAAACTGGTCTGAAAGACTATTAGTTCGAAACAATCTGTTCCCATAATCTCTAACCTGACTTTGGTATTTTTTTCAAGGCTTTCCAGTATGTCCATCCCAACATGCAGGTAGAATGGATTCTTAGTGGcctatggaaaaaaatgaaaaaaaacaaaaaacagacagcataGCATTGTCAAACTGTTTTGGAAAACACTGCCCAGGTGGTTACACACGACAggacatttacacaaacagagacaccgCGACAGACTGTCCCCACTTGATAACAGAACAGCGTCCAAATTTCTTTTCAACGctctcacaaacattcaccGACCTCTCCTAAACACCTCTTCGCGAGGCTGATGTCAAAGTCTTTTTACTGCATTTGCTCGGACTCCGCTAATCCCTACGCAAAAGAGTCTAGCACGTAAGCGCTGGGGGTCGGGGGGGCCTGTGCGTATATCagcgtgtgcgcgtgtatctGCCGTGCCGCTCACTGCTTTGAGGGCTGTGTGCTGCGGCGTTGAGTGACtggtgtaggagagagagagagagcgcgcagtACCTGGTACAGTAGATAGGTGGACTCCACCAGCTCGGGTCTCAGAGGGTAGAAGAGCACGTCGGGTGCCTGTAGCTGCCAGTTGTATCTCTCGGGCAGAGCCCCGAAACGCTTCCAGATTGCATAGTAGAACGCGTGGAGACATATGGCGTTCTCCACGTCCCCGATCAGAACCTGCGTGTCGGGATCAGAGGTCGAACGTCAGAGAGAGGTCAGGTAAAAGGTCAAAGAAGAGAGCGCGGAGAGTGGACTGCGTGAgatcgttttttttgtttgtttgtttgtttgttttttttaacgggAAAACTGCACGTGGtggtttaaatgaaaaaaaagaaaaagtgcaaGATGAACAGACGATGGACAGTCAGACAGTCTCATATTTGCTAAAGGTCATGTTGCAATTCAAGTCGGCgttttctgttcctctgccaCAAGGCAACCCACAAATCTTTGTCTTGTGTGTCTCTGAGGACTAATAAAattaaagacacaaaaacacgtATTTGTGATTTAAACCCTTTGCGTCAatgttttatcctttttttcccccccattctTGGGACCGTGTTTGAGCTATCCGAGGCCAAACCGATGAAAGGGAatgagaggggaggggaagatGATGGAACAATGAAAGGAGAGAGTACATGGAGagaagaggggttttttttttccctcacctgGAGTCCGGGAAAGAAGGCCTGCAGCGAGTCGATCCACGTGTTAATGATCTGACCATTAAACATGTTCACGTTCACGTAGAGAGGAGGGTCACCTTCTCCCTCGTTACACGCCTCCCTCCTGTCCAGTCAaaaccgaacacacacacacacacacacacacacaccaaacttaTCTGAAAACATGTCTTATCAAGCTAACGCAGCTCAAGGCTGTTTTCACCATATCAACATACACGAACCAAACCAGACATTTCTGACCGGTAAGAACAGCGCCGACCAAACACGGTTAAAacagagcacactcacacagcgtCATTACGACATGCTCTGATGCTAAACCACTGTTTCGTTAACCGTCTGTGAGAACGGTCTCTCTTTAACCTGATCAGTTAAATGcgacatgtctgtgtgtgatcaaAGGGGTATATGATTTAAATGAAGGGCTTCATTCCTTAATCCTGTTTTGCTCTCAGTGAACCAAACCGCTTCACAGACCATAAATGCCACAGGTCTGAAAAATAAATCCTTAATTAAGTTTGCATTTTATGGGTCCTCTGACATGTTTAGCTGTTTTTAGGGTGATTTTGACTCACCAGTTAATGATTATTAACCCGttcaaaatgtattcatttagtTAATTAATTAAGAGTCAAGGGAAACTGATTCAAATTTGCATTTCTTATCAGCAACACATAACAATGATTTGCTTTGCATAAACACCACATCCAGGGAGATGGTGAGATAGCCCACATGTAACATTCTATCAGCAGAAATCCgcttgtgttttttatttaaaatggcaTTTCTTATTCCTTCTCAGAGCGAATGCACATCACTACGGCATGCCAGGAACAGCTACAAAGATAAGACCCAACAACAGCCAGGCAGCAGGtggaaaacacatcacaaaaccAAAGCACAGAtcacacgctcactctctctctctctctctccctccctctctctctcctttttacaCAAACACCTGCATGAACATTGGCTAACGTTTATGtacccacacgcacgcacacacacacacacacacactcatacacgcccacacatacacacttacacacacacacactcatacacacacacacgccctcgCACGTATACAATCCTCTTCATCTACCCAAGGCTAATACATGAAAAAATACCTGACAGCgtgctctctcactttcacagacacacacatacacacacacacacagacacacacacagaagagtcCTCACCCTCGTCTGAGGTGGTTCTGTATGCTTGCATAAGCAGCTGTGAACATGCTGTAGTCTTCTTTCTCCCCAAACAAAATGTAGGATTTGAGCAGGTACTCATAGAACGAGTCCATCCCCGCTCCCAGTCCGCTCTGCTTCCCGACCCACTGCCCCGTCTGAATGTTCACAACGTTccctgtgacacacagacaaacagagagaggcagagagagggattacACAGCCTGTGACGGCTAAATAACTtatgacaacacagagacaatccTGTCTGCTCAGGTCACACACCTACGACGATACAGGCAAACTGTTCTGTATTGGCTGAGACCCTCTCTGTGAATTACAAGATCGCTGATCTGCCTATCCAAGAAAGGTTgtcaagggcaactggacttggttgtgGATTCTTGAAgatgtttcacctctcatccaagaggcttcttcagttcagttctgttcagttcagttcagaactgaagaagcctcttggatgaaaCCTCTTCAAGATGGATGAAACGTCTTCAAGAATCCACATCCAAGTCCACCTGCCCTCGACTTAACTTTTCTTGGGTAACTATGACCCGGACGACTGAGAATCTTCACGGACATTGATCTGCCTACATTTCAGCAAATTTATGGTACTATTGTGACCTCATCCGAGGAACAACTAAGATCTttttgggtgtgggtgtgggtgtgggtgtgggtgtgtggtgagCGATGCGGGGGTCTCTGTGAGAGGTAAGAGACTGGTGCTTACCCAGAAGGCCTGTCTCATTGCTCCTCAGGTTCCAGAGTGCCCGTACCGCCCGCCTGGCCACCCACTCAAATGTGGAATCACCAATCAGACGGCTCAGAATGCCAAACTCCACCAGCAGAGAGCCCGCCCCCGCCGTACACGTCTCGTTAATGCTGTCGGGAGGAACGCCATTCTTCAGGttcacctgcaaacacacacgcacgcaggcacgcaggcacgcacgcacgcacgcacgcacgcacacacacacacacacacacacacacacacgcacacacacacgcacacactgattATATATCACTACAGGTATTACACTGAAAAAGGTCAGTGCCAACATCCTGTGCAAGTTATATCCATGGATTCACCCTGTGGGAAAGGGATCCGTCATAAACTGACATTCAGAGAAGGGACCTGCTCTCACTGTGGGACAAGTGAGTTACTAATGGTTCACCCTGGGGCAAGGAATCCGTTCTAAATTCAACGAGGGGAGAGAGACGTAGACAGATCCTGTGTAAgtaagagactcaccctggggtaagggatgcctgtgttggtgtatgtaagagactcaccctggggtaagggatgcctgtgttggcGTAAGTAGGTgactcaccctggggtaagggatgcctgtgttggtgtatgtaagagactcaccctggggtaagggatgcctgtgttggcgtaagtaagagactcaccctggggtaagggatgcctgtgttggcgtaagtaagagactcaccctggggtaagggatgcctgtgttggcgtaagtaagagactcaccctggggtaagggatgcctgtgttggcgtatgtaagagactcaccctggggtaagggatgcctgtgttggcgtatgtaagagactcaccctggggtaagggatgcctgtgttggcgtatgtaagagactcaccctggggtaagggatgcctgtgttggcgtatgtaagagactcaccctggggtaagggatgcctgtgttggcgtatgtaagagactcaccctggggtaagggatgcctgtgttggcgtaagtaagagactcaccctggggtaagggatgcctgtgttggcgtaagtaagagactcaccctggggtaagggatgcctgtgttggcgtaagtaagagactcaccctggggtaagggatgcctgtgttggtgtatgtaagagactcaccctggggtaagggatgcctgtgttggtgtatgtaagagactcaccctggggtaagggatgcctgtgttggtgtatgtaagagactcaccctggggtaagggatgcctgtgttggtgtatgtaagagactcaccctggggtaagggatccctgtgttggtgtatgtaagagactcaccctggggtaagggatgcctgtgttggtgtatgtaagagactcaccctggggtaagggatgcctgtgttggtgtatgttagagactcaccctggggtaagggatgcctgtgttggtgtatgtaagagactcaccctggggtaagggatgcctgtgttggtgtatgtaagagactcaccctggggtaagggatgcctgtgttggtgtatgtaagagactcaccctggggtaagggatgcctgtgttggcgtaagtaagagactcaccctggggtaagggatgcctgtgttggcgtaagtaagagactcaccctggggtaagggatgcctgtgttggcgtatgtaagagactcaccctggggtaagggatgcctgtgttggcgtatgtaagagactcaccctggggtaagggatgcctgtgttggcgtaagtaagagactcaccctggggtaagggatgcctgtgttggcgtatgtaagagactcaccctggggtaagggatgcctgtgttggcgtatgtaagagactcaccctggggtaagggatgcctgtgttggcgtaagtaagagactcaccctggggtaagggatgcctgtgttggcgtaagtaagagactcaccctggggtaagggatgcctgtgttggcgtaagtaagagactcaccctggggtaagggatgcctgtgttggtgtatgtaagagactcaccctggggtaagggatgcctgtgttggtgtatgtaagagactcaccctggggtaagggatgcctgtgttggtgtatgtaagagactcaccctggggtaagggatgcctgtgttggtgtatgtaagagactcaccctggggtaagggatccctgtgttggtgtatgtaagagactcaccctggggtaagggatgcctgtgttggtgtatgtaagagactcaccctggggtaagggatgcctgtgttggtgtatgttagagactcaccctggggtaagggatgcctgtgttggtgtatgtaagagactcaccctggggtaagggatgcctgtgttggtgtatgtaagagactcaccctggggtaagggatgcctgtgttggtgtatgtaagagactcaccctggggtaagggatgcctgtgttggtgtatgtaagagactcaccctggggtaagggatgcctgtgttggtgtatgtaagagactcaccctggggtaagggatgcctgtgttggtgtatgtaagagactcaccctggggtaagggatgcctgtgttggtgtatgttagagactcaccctggggtaagggatgcctgtgttggtgtatgtaagagactcaccctggggtaagggatgcctgtgttggtgtatgttagagactcaccctggggtaagggatgcctgtgttggcGTATGTTagagactcaccctggggtaagggatgcctgtgttggtgtatgtaagagactcaccctggggtaagggatgcctgtgttggtgtatgtaagagactcaccctggggtaagggatgcctgtgttggtgtatgtaagagactcaccctggggtaagggatgcctgtgttggtgtatgtaagagactctccctggggtaagggatgcctgtgttggtgtatgtaagagactcaccctggggtaagggatgcctgtgttggtgtatgtaagagactctccctggggtaagggatgcctgtgtgggtgtaagtaagagactcaccctggggtaagggatgcctgtgttggtgtatgtaagagactcaccctggggtaagggatgcctgtgtgggtgtaagtaagagactcaccctggggtaagggatgcctgtgttggtgTTCTCAAAGGCGGGGAGCAGGCGGACAGCCAAGTCATGGGCCAAGTGCAGCAGCTCGTTATCATAGCCATCAAAACTCACATCGCCAAACGGATGTCTCTGGTCCGTCAGAAGAATGTGAGCAGAGATAAGGCTACCTAGGattctacagacagagagagagagggaaagagagggaaagagagagagagagagagagagagagacagagagagagggaaagagagagagagagagagagagggaaagagaggcagagagagggagagaagagataTGTACTTCAAAGGAAAGAGTTAACATACTGACACAGACCTGGAAAATGTGCACTTAAGCAgttgtgtccacacacacagtagtgttGTGCTTAATAACATAATGAGAAGCTCTAAGCCAAACACAAACCAAGCAGAACTTCATTCATATGGGCAGTGTGTGTACCAGTATGTTCCCCAATAAAAGATACTATATTAGTACACACCAATCTTGCCTAAAAGAGGAACGACAGACTGGAGGTAAGAGACCAAGTGTTTGCAGAACAGACCCCTCAGGACAAGAGATAAGAGGAGAAATTTCAGTGAATAAGGATGAAAAGCTGGTACCTGATATTTGCCTCAAAGACTTGCACGGTAGAATCTTTATCAAAGGAGACAGTGTCAATCACAAGTTTAACAGCTCGGTGAAACTCTGACACATTCCCTAgcacctagagagagagagagagagagagggagggagagagagagagagagagggagggagggagggagggagagagggagagagagagagagagagagagagagagagggagggagggagggagggagggagggagagagagagggagggagggagagagagagagggagagagagagagggagggagagagagagggagggaggggcagaaacagagagacagagagagagagagagggaaggagggagagagagaagaaacgcACTACAGTATTTCTTAGCAATGAATCATATAAACAAAGTAATACATGAATACATAATCAGAaacggttggggggggggggggggggggggcagagaaatGCAGCGTGGTATTTTTAAGCGATGACTCATATGAACAAAGTAATACAAATATATGAGTATGCAACCAAAAACAGTCAACGACTTGTCCCACCCACCCACTAATACTACATGTTTTAACCTTAACGGGATTCTGGTATATGATGGTGGTAACAACAGTGCAGTCATGTTTCTAGAAAGATGTGCTTTTGTCCGTAATATTTAGGTGGCAGCAGACTGTCTTCTGGCAAGAGAATTTGGAATTCAGTTCATGGAGACTTGACAATGTTTTCTCAGAAGGAAAATTCCTGTGTATGAGAAATGTGTCCAAATCACAGTTAAAATGTTCTGGTTATGAACCAGTCTGACCAAgcgggagggggagggggggggggggggtccacagTATCTATGCACCAGGCAGGTTTTTGCCAGCCGGTGCCACCCAGCACTGGGTGGACTGGTCCAGAAGTCTTGCACAGCCTCCACACTACAAAGCCAATTCTGCAAAGAACTACAAAACTTTATGGATGGAATTGATTTAAATAAGAAGTGCTATATCAGGCCCTGTAGTATCCTGCTGCTTTTAGACCACATTTCTTAGCACACAGGCTGCCTTATCTTCAGCCTTTTCAGCCAGAGACCACAGTTCTTGATCAGCAGGACAACCAACAGGGTTTCAGGCCTCCATGGTTGGAGTTTGGGCATCCCTAACCTACACCTAATTTAAACTTTGTGTTTAGTAGTACATGATTCCAGCTGCAGTGACCTGGGAAATGGGActaaatgcaaaacaaatttGAACTGAAATTCTAGCTTCCAATGTAaggaaacattttctttttctgatttcATCACTTCTGTTATTCTCTGAGCATAGTGTGGTTGAAACTTACCAAGAGAGTATCAAGCGTGTCGATAAGAGTCAGAGAATAGTTGCCCAACACATCATTTATGTTGATGTTAGACCTAAAACGGAACCATTTCAT
This window encodes:
- the edem1 gene encoding ER degradation-enhancing alpha-mannosidase-like protein 1 — protein: MQWRSIVLGLLVLRLVFSCVLWLAFGLGPSWGFNFPIKFNFNLHKIELVRESERGSSRNNAWSQQAYASEDPHRTCAKISENTPKRSYLSFFENGRDEYDRKYSSFPDSLKSKMRDMAKEMFYFGYDNYMKYAFPEDELNPIDCEGRGPDVLNPSNININDVLGNYSLTLIDTLDTLLVLGNVSEFHRAVKLVIDTVSFDKDSTVQVFEANIRILGSLISAHILLTDQRHPFGDVSFDGYDNELLHLAHDLAVRLLPAFENTNTGIPYPRVNLKNGVPPDSINETCTAGAGSLLVEFGILSRLIGDSTFEWVARRAVRALWNLRSNETGLLGNVVNIQTGQWVGKQSGLGAGMDSFYEYLLKSYILFGEKEDYSMFTAAYASIQNHLRRGREACNEGEGDPPLYVNVNMFNGQIINTWIDSLQAFFPGLQVLIGDVENAICLHAFYYAIWKRFGALPERYNWQLQAPDVLFYPLRPELVESTYLLYQATKNPFYLHVGMDILESLEKNTKVRCGYATLHHVVDKSKEDRMESFFLSETCKYLYLLFDEDNPLHRSENKYIFTTEGHVVPIEQRFRERSWAELFPRESTDTHPAVNISNCERIPEERRFSLPLKSVYMRQIEHMVGLS